The Oscillospiraceae bacterium genome has a segment encoding these proteins:
- a CDS encoding double zinc ribbon domain-containing protein, whose product MNPALERVLRWFFPRRCALCGTVVALDETLCPECQKVRPIARPKCLLCGRSKKDCTCKGKHHEYAGVTAPFVYRDSLVTAIHNLKFYDFPMLADYMGDCIAAAVRVDFADVAFDYVAAVPLGRRRRRKRGYNQAELLARRVAGALHIPYADLLEKVRNNPAQRKQNARSRRVNVYGAYAVIDDSALWNKTVLLIDDVKTTGATLNECAKMLRMHGAKAVYAATVAIA is encoded by the coding sequence ATGAACCCGGCGCTGGAGCGGGTGCTGCGGTGGTTCTTTCCCCGTCGTTGCGCTCTGTGCGGCACGGTGGTGGCGCTGGATGAAACCCTTTGCCCGGAGTGCCAAAAGGTGCGTCCCATTGCCCGGCCCAAGTGCCTGCTGTGCGGTCGTTCCAAGAAAGACTGTACCTGCAAGGGTAAGCACCATGAATACGCCGGGGTCACCGCGCCCTTTGTGTATCGGGACAGCTTGGTGACGGCTATTCATAACTTGAAGTTTTATGATTTTCCCATGCTGGCGGATTATATGGGCGACTGTATAGCTGCCGCTGTGCGCGTGGATTTCGCCGATGTGGCCTTTGACTATGTGGCAGCTGTGCCTTTGGGCAGGCGCCGCCGCAGAAAACGCGGCTATAATCAAGCGGAACTGCTGGCCCGCCGAGTGGCAGGGGCGTTGCACATTCCCTATGCGGATCTGCTGGAGAAGGTGCGCAACAATCCGGCGCAACGCAAGCAGAACGCCCGCAGTCGGCGGGTGAATGTGTACGGCGCGTATGCGGTGATCGACGACAGCGCGCTATGGAACAAGACCGTCCTGCTTATTGACGATGTAAAGACCACCGGCGCTACGCTGAACGAATGCGCCAAAATGCTGCGTATGCACGGCGCCAAGGCGGTATATGCGGCAACGGTGGCTATTGCGTAG
- a CDS encoding helix-hairpin-helix domain-containing protein — translation MKSEKGQSLVMVGVALFLLAGLCLYLGLSQPKISSGVLVETPTTAVQSGTTTGSAAATVGRSAASSTATAAQTAASGNAGTVSYPVNLNTATFEELTAIQGIGDQRAAAILAYREQIGKYTSVEQIKDIRGIGDGLYAKIAPYLTV, via the coding sequence ATGAAAAGTGAGAAGGGCCAAAGCCTGGTGATGGTGGGCGTGGCGCTGTTTTTATTGGCAGGGCTGTGCCTGTATCTCGGTTTATCCCAGCCGAAGATCTCCTCCGGCGTGCTGGTTGAAACACCGACGACGGCGGTGCAGTCCGGTACCACGACGGGGTCGGCTGCCGCCACCGTTGGTCGATCCGCTGCAAGCAGCACGGCAACGGCTGCACAAACCGCCGCTTCCGGCAACGCAGGCACAGTCAGTTACCCGGTGAACCTGAACACGGCTACTTTTGAGGAATTGACCGCCATTCAAGGTATCGGTGACCAAAGAGCGGCGGCGATTTTGGCCTATCGGGAGCAGATTGGCAAATATACTTCTGTGGAACAGATCAAAGATATTCGCGGTATCGGTGACGGGCTGTATGCCAAGATCGCACCGTACCTGACCGTATGA
- the rnhA gene encoding ribonuclease HI, whose product MKKVSIYTDGACSGNPGKGGWGAVLVYNGTEKEMSGFEAETTNNRMELTAVIRALAALRESCLVSLTTDSKYVCDAVTKGWVYGWQRKGWRKADGKPALNVDLWQQLLPLLQTHTVTFNWVKGHAGHPYNERCDALAVQEYTKHK is encoded by the coding sequence ATGAAAAAAGTGAGCATTTATACCGACGGCGCCTGCTCCGGCAACCCGGGCAAAGGTGGCTGGGGCGCTGTACTGGTGTATAACGGTACGGAAAAAGAAATGAGCGGCTTTGAAGCGGAAACCACCAACAACCGTATGGAACTGACGGCGGTGATCCGCGCCCTGGCAGCCTTGCGAGAGTCTTGCCTGGTGAGCCTGACCACCGACTCCAAATATGTGTGCGATGCGGTAACCAAGGGCTGGGTCTACGGCTGGCAGCGCAAGGGCTGGCGCAAGGCAGACGGCAAACCGGCACTGAATGTTGACCTGTGGCAGCAGCTGCTGCCCCTGTTGCAGACCCACACCGTCACCTTTAACTGGGTCAAGGGTCACGCCGGCCACCCCTATAATGAGCGGTGCGATGCCTTGGCGGTGCAGGAATACACCAAACACAAATAA
- a CDS encoding VanW family protein — MKKLFSLTLSLLMLIACSLGTVSAFAAEGEEPTPVDLRDCTVTLQYASTTYTGKALRPTVKVRYNDIALVQGQDYKVQYSANTACGTAQVKLTGTGDYTGVVSRSFKILPGRVTGMSTSRTTTTITINWKQVPGAAVYRVYQSTSANGNYSKVATVSGTKAKISKLSAGKKYYFKIAACGKKDGSYAGPLSAVLNTGTRPSTVSMKSVTKSGTNLKIRWNKVTCSGYEVRYSTDKKMKKGVKTVKITKSSATSTTIKKIKKGSTYYAQVRAYLSFPNKVYNGSYSKVTSSSYSNLYASYSSKYVNNKNRTTNLRIASKAIDGTVIQPGQTFSFNKVVGKRTKSRGYKEAYVFSGSGTVMGVGGGICQVASTMFNTALLANVSIVERHQHSQRVTYVPLGRDAAIMWGSQDFRWKNNTGMPIKIKMSVKDGTISCKFYTSKEAKPKKVSLKVSQRGKNFTLRRYVGGKVNYTAKSKY, encoded by the coding sequence ATGAAAAAACTGTTTAGCCTGACCTTGAGCCTACTAATGCTCATTGCCTGCTCCCTGGGTACGGTGTCTGCCTTTGCGGCAGAGGGAGAGGAGCCGACCCCCGTGGACCTGCGGGACTGCACAGTGACCTTGCAGTACGCTTCTACTACCTACACCGGTAAGGCTCTGCGCCCCACGGTGAAGGTGCGGTATAACGATATTGCCCTGGTCCAGGGGCAGGATTACAAGGTGCAGTACAGCGCCAATACTGCCTGCGGCACCGCCCAGGTGAAGTTGACCGGCACTGGTGATTATACCGGCGTAGTGAGCCGCAGCTTTAAGATTCTGCCCGGTCGGGTGACCGGTATGTCCACCAGCCGGACCACCACCACCATTACAATTAACTGGAAGCAGGTACCCGGCGCTGCCGTGTATCGGGTGTATCAGTCTACTTCTGCGAACGGCAATTACAGCAAGGTTGCCACTGTCAGCGGCACCAAGGCCAAAATCAGCAAGCTGTCTGCCGGTAAAAAATACTACTTCAAGATTGCTGCCTGCGGCAAAAAGGACGGCTCCTATGCCGGTCCCCTTAGCGCGGTACTGAATACCGGCACCCGTCCCTCCACTGTGTCCATGAAGAGCGTGACCAAGTCCGGCACGAATTTGAAGATCCGGTGGAACAAGGTAACCTGCTCCGGTTATGAAGTGCGTTACAGCACGGATAAGAAGATGAAAAAGGGCGTTAAGACGGTGAAGATCACCAAGTCCTCCGCCACTTCCACTACCATCAAAAAAATCAAAAAGGGCAGTACATACTATGCCCAGGTGCGGGCGTACCTGTCCTTTCCCAACAAGGTGTACAACGGCAGTTACAGCAAGGTGACCAGCTCCAGCTACTCCAACCTGTATGCCAGCTATTCTTCCAAGTATGTGAACAATAAGAACCGCACCACCAATCTGCGCATTGCCAGCAAGGCCATTGACGGCACCGTGATCCAGCCGGGACAGACCTTTTCCTTTAATAAAGTTGTCGGTAAGCGCACCAAGAGCCGTGGTTATAAAGAGGCCTATGTGTTCAGCGGCAGCGGCACGGTTATGGGCGTTGGCGGCGGTATCTGCCAGGTGGCTTCCACCATGTTTAATACCGCACTGCTTGCCAATGTGTCTATTGTGGAGCGGCACCAGCACAGCCAGCGGGTTACCTATGTGCCCCTGGGTCGGGACGCAGCCATTATGTGGGGCTCTCAGGACTTTCGTTGGAAGAACAATACCGGTATGCCCATTAAGATCAAAATGAGCGTAAAGGACGGTACCATCTCCTGCAAGTTCTACACCAGCAAGGAGGCAAAGCCCAAAAAGGTGAGCCTGAAAGTGAGCCAGCGCGGCAAAAACTTTACCTTGCGCCGGTATGTAGGCGGCAAGGTGAATTACACTGCCAAGTCTAAATACTAA
- a CDS encoding acyltransferase — protein sequence MRNRTFDLFKWAAALFVLLLHVPFPGDVGGTVRMFARWAVPFFFMVSGYFTYGAVQREDAGRLVHRMRRLLRIFVPAAGFYALWCCFLLSDKTPAAFFKSHYAMENVVSFFLLNNTQSKPHLWFIPALIYCYGVVLLLMKIHRTHWLRWAPLLLLVPLVLGEVVVGMLHREVAAQYSRNAWFTGLPCFALGLLFKEAETQIKRLGRKWPALGVLVGLVLSVLEYRYLNDSADLYLGPLVAAVSLFLLAQNVTCTWENPFVLYAEGSALAIYILHPALRNLAQRQLLPWWGVRGMAADWLLPVLTLALALLAAGIWLWLKGLWNKRKSRQVMA from the coding sequence TTGCGGAACAGAACATTTGACCTGTTCAAATGGGCAGCGGCGCTGTTTGTGCTGCTGCTCCATGTGCCGTTTCCCGGCGATGTGGGTGGCACGGTGCGTATGTTTGCCCGGTGGGCGGTGCCGTTTTTCTTTATGGTATCTGGCTATTTTACATACGGTGCGGTGCAGCGAGAGGATGCCGGTCGGCTGGTGCACCGCATGCGGCGACTTTTGCGCATTTTTGTTCCGGCGGCCGGATTTTATGCGCTTTGGTGTTGCTTCTTGCTTAGTGACAAAACCCCGGCGGCCTTTTTTAAGAGCCATTATGCGATGGAAAATGTGGTTTCGTTCTTCCTGCTGAACAACACGCAATCCAAGCCGCACCTATGGTTTATTCCGGCGCTGATTTACTGCTACGGCGTGGTGCTGCTTTTGATGAAAATACACAGAACCCACTGGTTGCGGTGGGCGCCGCTGCTGCTGTTGGTGCCGCTGGTGCTTGGTGAAGTGGTGGTGGGTATGCTCCACCGGGAGGTGGCTGCCCAGTACAGCCGAAATGCTTGGTTTACCGGTTTGCCCTGTTTTGCGTTGGGTCTGCTGTTTAAGGAAGCAGAGACGCAGATCAAGCGCCTGGGTCGCAAGTGGCCTGCGCTTGGTGTGTTGGTAGGCTTAGTACTGTCTGTTTTGGAATATCGGTATTTGAACGATAGCGCCGATTTGTATTTAGGGCCTTTGGTGGCTGCGGTCAGCTTGTTTTTGCTGGCCCAGAATGTGACTTGCACCTGGGAAAATCCCTTTGTGCTGTACGCCGAGGGGTCTGCGTTGGCGATCTACATTTTGCACCCGGCGCTGCGGAACCTGGCCCAGCGGCAGCTGCTGCCCTGGTGGGGTGTGCGCGGCATGGCGGCAGATTGGCTGTTGCCGGTACTGACCTTGGCGCTGGCACTGCTGGCTGCGGGAATCTGGTTGTGGCTTAAGGGCCTTTGGAATAAACGAAAAAGCCGGCAAGTGATGGCTTGA
- the rplI gene encoding 50S ribosomal protein L9 produces the protein MKVILKQDVKALGKKGDLVNASDGYARNFLFPKGLAVEANATAMNEFNSKETAKKFHKAEEVKAATADAQKLEGKTFQLKAKAGANGKLFGSVTSKDVAAQIKKDLGVEIDKRKIVMDDIKTFGTVQAEVKVYAGITAKILVQVTEA, from the coding sequence ATGAAAGTCATTTTGAAACAAGATGTAAAAGCGCTGGGTAAAAAAGGCGATTTAGTAAATGCCTCGGACGGCTACGCCCGCAACTTTCTCTTTCCCAAGGGGTTGGCGGTAGAGGCCAATGCCACCGCTATGAACGAGTTTAACTCTAAGGAAACGGCCAAGAAATTCCACAAAGCTGAGGAAGTGAAAGCAGCCACCGCCGACGCACAGAAGCTGGAGGGCAAGACCTTTCAGCTGAAAGCCAAGGCCGGTGCCAACGGCAAGCTGTTCGGCTCTGTCACCTCTAAGGATGTGGCGGCGCAGATCAAAAAGGATCTGGGCGTGGAGATCGACAAGCGCAAGATCGTGATGGATGACATTAAGACTTTTGGTACCGTACAGGCAGAAGTGAAAGTCTATGCCGGGATTACGGCAAAGATCCTTGTACAGGTGACCGAGGCATAA
- a CDS encoding FGGY-family carbohydrate kinase — translation MDIARQKEIAQTVTAGKAVLGMEFGSTRIKAVLLDAHNRIIAQGHHLWENQMVDGLWSYSQEAIIAGMQDCYAALAADVKAVCGADLTHLAGAGISAMMHGYLAFDSSDRLLVPFRTWRNTNTGAAAEKLTALFNFNIPLRWSVAHLYQCVLDGESHLQQLSSMNTLAGYVHYLLTGRRVLGVGDAAGMFPIDPATGQYDAKMLAAFDRLVAEDHYPWTLADLLPEILPVGTPAGTLTPAGAALLDPSGTLQPGAVFCPPEGDAGTGMVATNSVAPGTGNVSAGTSVFAMVVLDRPLARVHREIDMVTTPCGHPVAMVHANNCSSQVNVIAGLLRDFAAAMGQPVPDGKIYDFLFNSAVDGAPDCDGIVTYGYTSGESILNLDAGRPLTVRRADSTVNWPNLTRSNLCGALAALKVGMDILTRDEQVPLQRIYGHGGFFTTPQVGQRLLAAALAAPVTVMETAGSGGPWGMALLAAYMLQRQNGERLAAFLERQVFACCQTVTVEPTAQDVADFDAYMQAFHAALDLERRAAEGE, via the coding sequence ATGGATATCGCCAGACAAAAGGAGATCGCACAAACTGTGACCGCAGGCAAGGCCGTATTGGGTATGGAGTTCGGCTCCACCCGCATTAAGGCGGTGCTGCTGGATGCGCATAATCGGATCATTGCCCAGGGTCACCACCTGTGGGAGAATCAAATGGTGGACGGTTTGTGGTCTTACAGCCAGGAAGCTATAATCGCCGGTATGCAGGACTGCTATGCCGCCTTGGCAGCAGATGTAAAGGCGGTTTGCGGCGCGGATCTGACCCATCTGGCAGGGGCGGGGATCAGTGCCATGATGCACGGCTATTTGGCCTTTGACAGTAGCGATCGGCTGCTGGTGCCCTTTCGTACCTGGCGCAACACCAATACAGGCGCTGCGGCGGAAAAGCTGACGGCGCTGTTCAACTTTAATATTCCCCTGCGGTGGAGTGTGGCCCATTTGTACCAGTGCGTGCTGGACGGAGAGTCGCATTTGCAGCAGCTTTCATCCATGAATACCTTGGCCGGGTATGTGCATTATTTGCTCACCGGTCGGCGGGTATTGGGTGTGGGCGATGCCGCCGGTATGTTCCCCATAGACCCGGCTACCGGGCAGTATGACGCAAAAATGCTGGCAGCCTTTGACCGGCTGGTGGCAGAGGATCACTACCCTTGGACTTTGGCGGATTTGCTGCCGGAGATTTTGCCGGTGGGTACGCCCGCAGGCACCCTGACCCCGGCAGGGGCGGCGCTGCTGGATCCCAGCGGTACCTTGCAGCCCGGCGCGGTCTTTTGTCCCCCGGAGGGGGACGCGGGCACCGGTATGGTGGCCACCAACAGCGTAGCGCCCGGCACCGGGAATGTGTCTGCCGGCACTTCTGTTTTTGCTATGGTGGTTTTGGATCGGCCTCTTGCCCGGGTGCACCGGGAAATTGATATGGTTACCACCCCTTGCGGTCACCCGGTGGCAATGGTGCACGCCAATAACTGTTCGTCCCAGGTGAATGTGATTGCCGGTTTGCTGCGGGATTTTGCCGCTGCTATGGGGCAGCCTGTGCCGGACGGCAAGATCTATGATTTTTTGTTTAACAGCGCTGTGGACGGTGCGCCGGACTGTGACGGGATTGTTACCTACGGCTACACCTCCGGCGAGAGTATTTTGAATTTGGACGCCGGGCGACCGTTGACGGTGCGTCGGGCAGACAGCACGGTGAATTGGCCCAATCTGACGCGCAGCAACCTGTGCGGTGCCTTGGCGGCGCTGAAAGTGGGTATGGATATTCTGACTCGGGACGAGCAGGTGCCCTTGCAGCGAATTTACGGCCACGGCGGGTTCTTTACCACCCCGCAGGTGGGGCAGCGGCTGCTGGCCGCCGCTTTGGCGGCGCCGGTTACTGTGATGGAGACAGCCGGTTCCGGCGGCCCCTGGGGTATGGCACTGCTGGCGGCATATATGCTGCAGCGGCAGAACGGAGAGCGTTTGGCTGCCTTCTTGGAGCGGCAGGTGTTTGCCTGCTGTCAAACGGTGACGGTGGAGCCTACGGCGCAGGATGTGGCGGATTTTGACGCCTATATGCAAGCATTCCACGCAGCCCTGGACTTAGAGCGCCGGGCGGCAGAGGGAGAATAA
- a CDS encoding L-ribulose-5-phosphate 4-epimerase has translation MLEALKEQVYQANMDLVRYNLVVLTWGNVSAIDREQGLFVIKPSGVPYSELTPADMVVMDLAGNRVEGELNPSSDTPTHLALYKAFPEIGGITHTHSSWACAWAQAGRDIPAYGTTHADFAYGDIPCARGLTEDEVNTAYEANTGGVIVEEFHRRGLDPGAFPGVLVQRHGPFTWGKSAAASVENALILEEIAKMASRTERIAGERPIGIESYLLDKHYLRKHGANAYYGQKK, from the coding sequence ATGTTAGAAGCATTAAAAGAACAAGTTTACCAAGCCAATATGGATCTGGTGCGCTACAATTTGGTGGTGCTCACCTGGGGCAATGTGTCGGCCATCGACCGGGAACAGGGGTTGTTTGTCATAAAACCATCCGGCGTGCCATATAGTGAATTGACCCCGGCGGATATGGTGGTCATGGACCTGGCCGGCAACCGGGTAGAAGGGGAGTTGAATCCCTCGTCCGACACCCCCACCCATTTGGCGTTATATAAGGCGTTCCCGGAGATCGGGGGCATTACCCACACCCATTCTTCCTGGGCCTGTGCGTGGGCGCAAGCCGGGCGGGACATACCGGCCTACGGCACTACCCACGCGGATTTTGCCTACGGCGACATACCCTGTGCCCGTGGTCTGACGGAGGATGAGGTCAACACGGCGTATGAGGCCAATACCGGTGGGGTGATCGTGGAGGAGTTCCACCGGCGCGGACTGGACCCGGGGGCGTTCCCCGGTGTGCTGGTGCAGCGCCACGGCCCCTTTACCTGGGGCAAGAGCGCGGCCGCCTCTGTGGAGAACGCGCTGATCTTGGAAGAAATCGCCAAAATGGCCAGTCGCACCGAGCGCATTGCCGGGGAGCGGCCCATTGGAATTGAATCTTACCTGCTGGATAAGCATTATCTGCGCAAGCACGGCGCCAATGCTTATTACGGACAGAAAAAATAA
- a CDS encoding ribonuclease J, whose protein sequence is MINQNKSDGKAASGKRNSKKRYTYRRPVKKGAPRQKKPEESVHIAFLGGMNEIGKNMTLYEYKDDMFIVDCGLAFPTSDLPGVDLVIPDFTYVEKNRHKIKGVLVTHGHEDHIGGLAFLLKRINVPIYATKLTIGLIQGKLKEHGLLNKAKLVEIRPRDNITLGAFNIEFIHVNHSIPDAVGLAIRCPAGVIIQTGDFKIDTTPVDGDMIDLARFAEYGKKGVLALLSDSTNAERPGYTMSERKVGESFEQLFRKAHNKRIVVATFASNIHRVQQIIDVAQSRGRKVAVTGRSLENLVQVGQDLGYLNVPENILIPIDAIKRYPDDKLVIITTGSQGEPMSALTRIAFGEHRKVNIGPNDYVIISATPIPGNEKMVGNVVNELMKHNVEVIYEKMYEVHVSGHACQEELKLMMGIVKPQYFIPVHGEQKHLQKHAGLAMSMGYDMKHIYLGNIGEKISLSKTEMKQIETVPAGEVYVDGLGVGDVGNIVLNDRKHLSQDGIIIVVATLDAETGDVVSGPDVVSRGFVYVKENEDLMNKARDLACHVIYDYYDVKGRDWNTVKSKLRDEISHLMYEKTKRSPMVLPILMEI, encoded by the coding sequence ATGATCAATCAGAATAAGTCTGACGGTAAGGCTGCTTCCGGAAAACGGAATTCCAAGAAGCGCTACACATACCGCAGACCGGTAAAGAAAGGCGCTCCGCGGCAGAAAAAGCCGGAGGAGTCTGTTCATATTGCATTTTTAGGCGGTATGAATGAGATCGGCAAGAACATGACGCTATATGAATACAAGGACGATATGTTCATTGTGGACTGCGGTCTGGCATTCCCTACATCGGATCTGCCGGGCGTGGACTTGGTGATCCCGGATTTTACCTATGTAGAAAAAAACAGACACAAAATCAAGGGCGTATTGGTGACCCACGGCCACGAGGACCATATCGGCGGCCTGGCATTCCTGCTCAAGCGGATCAACGTGCCCATCTATGCCACTAAGCTGACCATCGGCCTGATCCAGGGCAAGCTCAAGGAGCACGGCCTGCTGAACAAGGCCAAGCTGGTGGAAATTCGCCCCCGGGACAACATCACTCTGGGTGCCTTTAATATTGAATTTATCCATGTGAACCACTCCATTCCGGACGCGGTAGGTCTTGCCATCCGCTGCCCGGCAGGTGTGATTATCCAAACCGGCGACTTTAAGATTGACACCACTCCGGTAGACGGAGATATGATCGATCTGGCTCGCTTCGCCGAGTATGGCAAAAAGGGCGTTTTGGCACTGCTTTCCGATTCCACAAATGCAGAGCGCCCCGGCTATACCATGAGCGAGCGCAAGGTGGGCGAGAGCTTTGAGCAGCTGTTCCGCAAGGCACACAATAAGCGCATTGTGGTGGCGACCTTTGCTTCCAATATCCACCGCGTACAGCAGATTATTGATGTGGCCCAGTCCAGAGGGCGTAAGGTGGCCGTGACCGGCCGTAGCTTGGAAAATTTGGTTCAGGTGGGCCAGGATCTGGGTTACCTGAATGTGCCGGAGAATATTCTCATTCCCATTGACGCCATTAAGCGTTACCCGGATGATAAACTGGTGATTATTACCACCGGCAGCCAGGGCGAGCCCATGTCCGCCTTGACTCGGATTGCCTTTGGCGAGCACCGCAAGGTGAATATCGGCCCCAACGACTATGTGATCATTTCTGCCACGCCCATTCCCGGCAACGAGAAGATGGTGGGCAATGTGGTCAACGAGCTGATGAAGCACAATGTAGAGGTGATCTACGAAAAGATGTACGAGGTGCATGTCAGCGGCCACGCCTGTCAGGAAGAGCTGAAATTGATGATGGGTATTGTTAAGCCTCAGTATTTCATTCCCGTGCACGGCGAGCAAAAGCACCTGCAAAAGCACGCCGGGCTGGCTATGTCCATGGGCTATGATATGAAGCACATTTACCTGGGCAATATCGGCGAAAAAATCTCTCTAAGCAAGACGGAGATGAAGCAGATCGAGACTGTGCCTGCCGGCGAAGTGTATGTAGACGGCTTAGGCGTGGGCGATGTGGGCAATATTGTTTTGAACGACCGTAAGCATCTGTCCCAGGACGGCATTATCATTGTGGTGGCCACTTTGGATGCGGAGACCGGCGATGTGGTCAGCGGCCCGGATGTAGTGTCCCGCGGGTTTGTCTATGTGAAGGAGAACGAAGACCTGATGAACAAGGCCCGCGACCTGGCTTGCCATGTGATCTACGATTACTACGATGTGAAGGGTCGGGATTGGAACACCGTTAAGTCCAAGCTGCGGGATGAAATCTCCCACCTGATGTATGAAAAGACCAAGCGCAGCCCCATGGTGCTGCCCATTTTGATGGAGATTTAA
- a CDS encoding hemolysin family protein has protein sequence MIAVNAVFASAEIAIVSMNELKLEKLAEDGNRRAKRLRKLTEKPAGFLATIQIAITLSGFLGSAFAADNFSDVIVRWLVDDLGVQIKESTLNTIAVIVITIILSYVTLVFGELVPKRVAMKKTQQISLGVSGLIYVSSKFFAPLVWLLTSSTNLVLRILRIDPNGDDEEVSEEEIRMLVDVGGQKGIFDKTEQKMIVNVFEFDDKDAGEFSTHRKDIQALDIDDDVTTWEKVISASTHSLYPVFKGSIDNVVAVLDSKKFFRIADKTRAAVTKDAFVQPIYVPETMKIDVLFELMQKSHNHFAVVLDEYGGTVGIITMNDLLEQLVGDLDNDQELPNAQPDVVPLTDRSWKIKGGVSLDDVAELTGLELPVDTYETLSGYIFGLYCTIPKDGSKFDVETEDLEIQVLDVRKHTVASCILTLKEKDEAQPQE, from the coding sequence TTGATTGCGGTCAACGCCGTTTTTGCCAGCGCGGAGATCGCTATCGTTTCTATGAACGAGTTGAAGCTGGAAAAGCTGGCGGAGGACGGCAACCGCAGAGCGAAGCGGCTGCGTAAGCTGACGGAAAAACCGGCGGGCTTTCTCGCTACCATTCAGATCGCCATTACCCTGTCCGGCTTTTTGGGCAGCGCCTTTGCGGCGGACAACTTCTCCGATGTGATTGTGCGCTGGTTGGTGGATGATCTGGGCGTGCAGATCAAAGAAAGCACGCTGAATACCATTGCCGTGATCGTCATTACCATCATTCTGTCTTATGTGACGCTGGTATTTGGCGAACTGGTGCCCAAGCGGGTGGCAATGAAAAAGACCCAGCAGATCTCCCTGGGTGTGTCCGGGCTGATCTATGTGTCCTCTAAATTCTTTGCCCCGCTGGTGTGGTTGCTCACTTCCTCTACCAACCTGGTGCTGCGCATTCTGCGCATTGACCCCAATGGGGACGATGAAGAGGTGTCGGAAGAAGAGATCCGTATGCTGGTAGATGTGGGCGGTCAAAAGGGTATTTTTGACAAGACCGAGCAGAAGATGATTGTCAATGTTTTTGAGTTTGACGACAAGGACGCCGGCGAGTTTTCTACCCATCGCAAGGATATTCAGGCGCTGGATATTGACGACGATGTGACCACCTGGGAGAAAGTGATCTCCGCCAGTACCCATAGTCTGTACCCGGTGTTCAAGGGCTCTATCGATAATGTGGTGGCCGTGCTGGATTCCAAAAAGTTCTTCCGTATTGCCGACAAGACCCGCGCTGCGGTGACAAAGGACGCTTTTGTGCAGCCTATTTATGTGCCGGAGACCATGAAGATCGACGTGCTCTTTGAACTGATGCAAAAGAGCCACAACCACTTTGCCGTGGTGCTGGACGAGTACGGCGGTACCGTGGGTATTATCACCATGAACGACCTGCTGGAACAGCTGGTAGGCGACCTGGATAACGACCAGGAGCTGCCCAACGCCCAGCCGGATGTGGTGCCTCTGACTGACCGCTCCTGGAAGATCAAGGGTGGCGTGTCCCTGGACGATGTGGCGGAGTTGACCGGGCTGGAGCTGCCGGTGGATACTTACGAAACTCTCAGCGGCTACATTTTCGGCCTGTACTGCACCATTCCCAAGGATGGCAGCAAGTTTGATGTGGAGACGGAGGACCTGGAAATTCAGGTGCTGGATGTGCGTAAGCACACGGTGGCTTCCTGTATTTTGACGCTCAAGGAAAAAGATGAGGCGCAGCCACAGGAATAA